A window of the Macrobrachium rosenbergii isolate ZJJX-2024 chromosome 43, ASM4041242v1, whole genome shotgun sequence genome harbors these coding sequences:
- the Ssb-c31a gene encoding RNA polymerase II transcriptional coactivator, translated as MPKHSKKDSSDSDSDSGPEDRAPPPKKSKSGGGDGPARTNDSGETYFDIDGLRRVTVREFKGRVYVDIREFYEKDGKVLPGKKGISLSTSQWGKVKSLMDSIDGAVEQLR; from the exons ATGCCCAAGCACAGCAAAAAAGATAGCAGTGATTCAGATTCTGATTCCGGACCTGAAGAT AGAGCACCACCACCTAAGAAATCAAAGTCTGGTGGAGGTGATGGACCAGCCAGGACAAATGACAGTGGAGAGACTTACTTTGACATTGATGGCCTCAGGAGGGTCACTGTACGAGAATTCAAAGGACGAGTCTATGTTGATATTCGTGAATTTTACGAGAAGGATGGGAAAGTCCTCCCTGGAAAGAAAG GCATTTCTCTGTCTACCTCTCAGTGGGGCAAAGTGAAGTCACTGATGGACAGTATTGATGGAGCAGTTGAGCAGCTACGTTAA